AGCGTTCATCAGTTCAGAGGTCATAACATTATTTCCGTCTTAAAATTCCAGTTCCAGGTTGGCCCGGGCGATGTCCGCATAATCCAGCCGGACCGTCTGTCCGCCCTCTTTCACCGTCACGGTGACGCTGGTATCGTCCGCCAGGTCTATCACCGCCAATATCCTGTTCTCTCCATCCACCGGCTTTCTCAGCTTGAAAACCGCCAGTTTGCCCAGCGACCGCTGAAAGTCCAACGGCTTTTTAAGCTGTCGCGTAAGGCCCGGGGAAGATACCTCCAGAACATACCGCTCCTGGATAAAATCCTCCGCGTCCAGCGCAAAACCCACCTGGCGCGACACGTCGGCGCAGTCCTGCACGGTCACTCCGCCCGGTTTGTCTATATAAATCCTCAAAACCCGGGAGCCGTGGCCGCCCGTAAACTCCAGGTCCCAAAGCTCCACGCCGAAGCTTTCCGCCACCGGTTGGGCAATGGACCTGATTTTTTCCAGTTCGCCCGTCAATTTAACCTGCCTATGAAACAAAAAAAGTGGCCGAAACGAATCCGTCCACTTTTACGTTATAAACTCACCCGCGATTTACGATTGGTATTATTTCACAAAGCCTTTACCGCTGGCAAGAAGTTACTGGTTTTGGTACTTTGTTGTTATGACGGCAGGAAAAACAGCGTTGGTCACCGGCGGAGCCAAAAGGCTTGGCGCCCATATTTGCCTTGCCCTGGCCCAAAACGGGTACCGGGTGGCCATCCATTTCAACAGTTCCGAATCCGAGGCGGCCGCCCTGGCCGCTCAAATCAACGGCAGGCACGGCGAAGGCTCCGCGATTATTTTCAAAGCCGCGCTGGACTCACAGGAAGAAGCCGCCGCCCTGCCCCGGCGGGTGTTCGATACCTTCGGCGGGCTGGATTTGCTGGTGAACAACGCCTCCATATTCGCCAAAACCCCTTTGGACTCCTTTGGCGCGTCGCTGGGCGGTTTCGTATCCGTGCATGTCACGGCCCCCGGAG
Above is a genomic segment from Nitrospinota bacterium containing:
- a CDS encoding ribosome maturation factor RimP codes for the protein MTGELEKIRSIAQPVAESFGVELWDLEFTGGHGSRVLRIYIDKPGGVTVQDCADVSRQVGFALDAEDFIQERYVLEVSSPGLTRQLKKPLDFQRSLGKLAVFKLRKPVDGENRILAVIDLADDTSVTVTVKEGGQTVRLDYADIARANLELEF